The Pelagibacterium halotolerans B2 nucleotide sequence CCGGCGATCAGATCGAACCAGCCTTCCTCTCCGCGCCCGGTCAGGGAAAATTCGATATCGGCCTCATAGAGCGGTTCGTAACTCAGGATCGAGGTCGGATCGCCATAACTCGCCATCCCCGAACTGCCCGGCGGCGTCAGATGGGACGCGTCGTGATTGAGCGAGAGATACCCCGCGCTCAGCCGGACCTGCGAGCCGACCGATATATCCATCGCGGACGCTCCGGTGGCAAAAACCGCCGTCAGCGAAATCATTGTCGTGGTGAGTAATGTTTTCGAGCCCATGACGTCAGAAAGCGTCAGCATGGCTTCCCTGTCAACCTGCGCGACTTGACTTGTCTCCATTGCGCCCTATCTTGAGGCGCAATCGCAACAGAAGTGCTTCCAGGATAAGTGGCGTCACTTATCCGGTTCAGAAGCGCGACGACGCAAAGACTTGCAGCAACTAAGGCGATTCCAAGAAGCGCCGAAACGCTCCAACAGGATGTGTGCCCAAATGGATTTTCTTCCGACAGCAAATCGCAATTGCCTCGGAACGGAATCCATCTTTCATGCCCGCACACATCACACTTTCTGCCCTCGGTTTTTCAACGCCTGACGGCACGCAGCTTTTCTCCAATCTCGATCTCGCCTTTTCCCGCCAGCGCACCGGCCTTGTGGGCCGCAACGGCGTGGGCAAATCGACCCTGTTCAGGCTCGTCACCGGCACGCTCACCCCGCAATCGGGCAGCGTCACCATCGATGGTACCATCGGTCTCCTGCGCCAGTCGCTCAAACCCGGGCCGGGCGAAACCATAGCCGATCTGTTCGGCGCCACCGCCCAACTGACGATCCTCGCTCGCGCCGCTTCCGGAACCGCGACCGCCGACGAGCTGGCCGATGCCGACTGGACAATCGAAGCCCGGATCGATGAAGCCCTTGCCCGCTTTTCCCTGCCCGCCACCGCCGATACCCCGCTCGCAACCCTCTCGGGCGGCCAGCGGACCCGTGCCATGCTGGCCGCGCTGGTGTTCGCCGATCCCGATTTCCTGCTGCTCGATGAACCCACCAACAATCTCGATCACGATGGCCGCGACGCGGTGATCGACCTGCTCGCCAATTGGCGCGGCGGCGCCATCGTCGTCAGCCATGACCGCGAACTGCTTGAAACCATGGACGCCATTGTCGAGTTGACCAGTTTGGGCGCCACGACCTATGGCGGCAATTATTCCCTGTATCGCGAACGCAAATCCATAGAACTCGCCGCCGCCGAGCACGATCTGGCCAACGCCGAAAAGCGCACGGCCCAGGTCGAGAAGAAGGCGCAACAGACCCGCGAGCGCCAGCAGAAATCCGACGCCGGAGGAAAGCGCAAGCGCGCCAAGGGCGATCTGCCGAAAATCCTGCTCAACGGCCGCAAGAACGCCGCGGAAAACTCGGCGGGCGAAAATGCCCGCCTTGCCAGTCGCTTACGCCAGCAGGCGGAATCGGATGCTCAAACAGCCCGCGAAAAAATCGAAGTGCTCAAGCACGTCACCATTTCCCTTCCGCCCACCAATCTGCCAACCGGCAAAAAGGTGCTGACCCTCGACGCCGTTTCAGCGGGCTACGATCCGGCCACCCCGATCCTCAGGGATGTCTCCCTCGCCATCACCGGCCCCGAGCGCGTGGCAATCACCGGGCCGAACGGGTCGGGCAAGACCACCCTTCTCCGCCTCGTTAGCGGCACTCTCGAACCGTGTGCCGGCACCGTCAGCGTCCAGGTCCCCCACGCCCTGCTCGATCAGCAGGTCTCCATCCTCGACCCGCAAAAAACGGTGCGCGACAATTTCCTCGCCCTCAATCCGGCATCGGACGAAAATGCCTGCCGCGCCGCCCTCGCCCGGTTCAAATTCCGGGCCGATGCCGCGCTGAAAATGACCGCCTCGCTTTCAGGTGGCGAAACCCTGCGTGCCGGTCTCGCCTGCGCGCTGGGCACCGACACCCCGCCGCAACTGCTCGTCCTCGACGAACCTACAAACCACCTCGACCTCGAATCCATCGAAGCGGTCGAAGTCGGGTTGCGCGGCTATGACGGCGCCTTGCTCGTCGTCAGCCACGACCGCCCGTTCCTCGAGGCCATAGCCGTCACAAGGGAAATATCATTGGCCTGAAACGGCAAGCGGCCCGCTGAAGTGTTCCTTCAACGGGCCGCCGCAAGCGATTCTAAAGGCTTGACAATCAATCGTCGCGATAGACCTTTTCGCGCCGCTCGTGCATTTCCTGGGCCTCCAGGCTCAGGGTAGCAATCGGACGGGCATCGAGCCGGGCCAGACCGATCGGCTCGCCGGTTTCCTCGCAAAATCCGTAGGAGCCGTCCTCGATCCGCTTGAGCGCCGCGTCGATCTTGGCGATCAGCTTGCGCTGGCGGTCCCGGGTGCGCAATTCGAGCGCCCGGTCGCTTTCCGAGGATGCCCGGTCGGCCATGTCTGGATGATTTGTGCTTTCTTCCTGCAGATTTTCGAGCGTCTCGCGGCTCTCGCGGAGAATCTCGTCCTTCCAGGCGTTGAGCTTTTTACGGAAATATTCGCGCTGGCGCGCATTCATGAATTCTTCGTCCTCGGAAGGACGGTAGTCGTCAGCAAGGGCCTCGACCGACATCGTAAGACTCACTCCCCTTGGCAACAGGTCGCCGCCTATATAGTGGGGTCAAACTTATCGGGCAATTGGAAAGTGACCGGGGTGTTAACAACACCGTGAGGTGCCGCAAACAGGTCACAGCCCTCGCCGGTCACGCTCCGGGATATCGTCCGAGCTTGGCAAGCTCGACCCGCACCCGCAATTCGATGTCGGCCACGATGGCTTCGAGCTCCGGCTCGATCTGGGTTTTTGCCTGCGCCAGCAGCGCGGCGGCGCGATTGAGCCGCCCCTCGCCCATCCGCCCGACCAGAAGATCGGCCTTGATTTCTTCGAGCACGTCGAGCAGCGAATTGGCCCGCTTGAGCGCCTTGCGCCGCCCGGTGGTCGCATCGTCCGCCGCCTGCAGCGCCAGCAGCGCATCGATGCCCCCTGCCGCGATCGGCGCCGAAGTCTGCGCGGTGCGGGCCGAACCCTGGCCGGATTCGATCTGGAACGTGGGCCCTGACGATTTTGCCGCCGTGCCCGACCGGTTCGCTGGGATGACCCGCCCTGTTCCGTCGATCCGCATATCTGGCCCGATTGGCTTATGGTTAATGGACTGCTAACCGGCAGATTTTGCCGGGAGGCGTTAATTTACCCTTAACGGCCCGGCAAACACTGCCCATAAGCCCCGATCCGATATTTCGCTGTTCAGCAAAAATCATTTTTAGAACAATCGGTTAACCGAACCGGCGCCTGGTTGGCACACTTTTCGCTCTATAGCCCGTCAATAGCGGCACGCCATCGTGGGGACGAGGGCACGCCGCCCGGAAACGGGGAATCGGACGAAAATGAAAACAGGTTTGTTTCGCAGCACATTGGTCATCGCCCTCGCCGCCGCGCTGGCGGTCACAGGGACGCTCCCGGCGCTCGCCGCCCCGGCGCGCATCAAGGATATCGTCGAAATCGAGGGCGTGCGCGAAAACCAGTTGATCGGCTACGGCCTCGTGGTCGGTCTCAACGGCACTGGCGACAGCCTCAACAATTCCCCCTTCACCCGCCAGTCGATGATCGCCATGCTTGAGCGCATGGGGGTCAACACCCGCGGCGAGACCATGCGCACGGCAAATGTTGCCGCCGTGATGGTCACCGCCAATCTTCCGCCCTTTTCCACCCAGGGCTCGCGCATCGACGTTTCGGTTGCCGCCATGGGCGATGCCTCCTCGCTCCAGGGCGGCACGCTGCTGGTCACGCCCCTGCTCGGCGCCGATGGCGAGGCCTATGCCATCGCCCAGGGCCCTGTTCTCATCAACGGGTTTTCGGCCCAGGGCGAGGCCGCGACCGTGGTTTCGGGCGTGCCCACCACCGGCATGGTGTCCTCGGGCGCCCTGATCGAACGCGAGATCAATTTCGCGCTCGGCGCCCAGCATTCCGTGCGCCTCTCGCTGCGCAATCCCGACCTCACCACCTCGCGCCGCATCGCGCTGGCCATCAACGATCTGATCGGCCTGCCCGTCGCCATCCCGACCGATCCGGCCAATGTGCGCCTGTCGCTGCCCAACGATTTCAACGGCAACATCGTCGATCTTCTCACCGATATCGAGCAATTGGTCATCCAGACCGATCAGGCCGCCCGCATCGTCATCAACGAAAATTCCGGCATCATCGTCATCGGCCGCGACGTGCGGGTGTCCTCGGTCGCCATCGCCCACGCCAATCTGACCATCTCGATCGCCGAAAACCCCAATA carries:
- a CDS encoding flagellar basal body P-ring protein FlgI; translation: MKTGLFRSTLVIALAAALAVTGTLPALAAPARIKDIVEIEGVRENQLIGYGLVVGLNGTGDSLNNSPFTRQSMIAMLERMGVNTRGETMRTANVAAVMVTANLPPFSTQGSRIDVSVAAMGDASSLQGGTLLVTPLLGADGEAYAIAQGPVLINGFSAQGEAATVVSGVPTTGMVSSGALIEREINFALGAQHSVRLSLRNPDLTTSRRIALAINDLIGLPVAIPTDPANVRLSLPNDFNGNIVDLLTDIEQLVIQTDQAARIVINENSGIIVIGRDVRVSSVAIAHANLTISIAENPNIVQPEPFTDGVTAVEPRTQIDVNEDGTQLAVVPESISLQQLVDGLNTLGISPRDLIAILQAIKASGALQAEIEVI
- a CDS encoding ABC-F family ATP-binding cassette domain-containing protein, encoding MPAHITLSALGFSTPDGTQLFSNLDLAFSRQRTGLVGRNGVGKSTLFRLVTGTLTPQSGSVTIDGTIGLLRQSLKPGPGETIADLFGATAQLTILARAASGTATADELADADWTIEARIDEALARFSLPATADTPLATLSGGQRTRAMLAALVFADPDFLLLDEPTNNLDHDGRDAVIDLLANWRGGAIVVSHDRELLETMDAIVELTSLGATTYGGNYSLYRERKSIELAAAEHDLANAEKRTAQVEKKAQQTRERQQKSDAGGKRKRAKGDLPKILLNGRKNAAENSAGENARLASRLRQQAESDAQTAREKIEVLKHVTISLPPTNLPTGKKVLTLDAVSAGYDPATPILRDVSLAITGPERVAITGPNGSGKTTLLRLVSGTLEPCAGTVSVQVPHALLDQQVSILDPQKTVRDNFLALNPASDENACRAALARFKFRADAALKMTASLSGGETLRAGLACALGTDTPPQLLVLDEPTNHLDLESIEAVEVGLRGYDGALLVVSHDRPFLEAIAVTREISLA
- a CDS encoding flagellar assembly protein FliX, with translation MRIDGTGRVIPANRSGTAAKSSGPTFQIESGQGSARTAQTSAPIAAGGIDALLALQAADDATTGRRKALKRANSLLDVLEEIKADLLVGRMGEGRLNRAAALLAQAKTQIEPELEAIVADIELRVRVELAKLGRYPGA
- the dksA gene encoding RNA polymerase-binding protein DksA → MSVEALADDYRPSEDEEFMNARQREYFRKKLNAWKDEILRESRETLENLQEESTNHPDMADRASSESDRALELRTRDRQRKLIAKIDAALKRIEDGSYGFCEETGEPIGLARLDARPIATLSLEAQEMHERREKVYRDD